The following coding sequences lie in one Fusarium poae strain DAOMC 252244 chromosome 1, whole genome shotgun sequence genomic window:
- a CDS encoding hypothetical protein (TransMembrane:12 (i69-86o110-128i135-157o163-187i199-220o232-251i299-319o331-350i362-382o394-414i426-447o459-478i)), with translation MADNKTQDIEDVKKIQPFDNHDVEADLKQGTIEDLDEAELFLQQHGIPHSRLNELMADEEALKKLRRKVDWSLMPLLCGTYLLQYVDKQALGYSAVFDLFTTTGMTPDEYSWMASIFYFAYLVAEWPASYLTQRLPTGTVVSTFVVTWGSILCLTAACHNFTGLAICRFLLGAFEAVITPAFMLIVSQWFRRETQPARAGLFYCFNGFGAMFGGILFYGVGQAKGWAVWRTIYVLCGGMTICWGVVLFFFLPNNILTAKRYTIEERAMLIAQSARNKTGVFNRKIKWNQIREVFSDSQIWLLFFYVLLNEIINGGIANFSKLIVKGFTHDALLTTAYGIPYGACNAIFMFTGPYVASKFKNVRTIVMCVWLIPTLIAVTLFWQLPRSNKGGLLAGYYMCASFVGALIVALQMPAYNVGGYTKRTTATAFVFLAYCIGNIIGPHGWIGSEAPIYQTGCKLIIGCVAGQVVIAIILRFVLIRRNRLRDEQGPVVEDEDAALQDLTDFENPNFRYSY, from the exons atggcaGACAACAAGACTCAAGACATAGAAGATGTCAAGAAGATCCAACCCTTTGACAATCATGATGTTGAAGCCGATCTTAAGCAGGGCACCATCGAAGACCTCGATGAAGCTGAGCTGTTTCTCCAACAACATGGCATTCCTCACTCTCGACTGAACGAGCTCATGGCCGATGAGGAAGCTCTCAAGAAACTTCGCCGAAAAGTCGACTGGAGTCTTATGCCGCTTCTTTGCGGTACATATCTCCTTCAATATGTCGACAAGCAGGCTCTAGGCTATTCAGCAGTCTTTGATCTGTTCACAACTACAGGAATGACACCTGACGAATATTCCTGGATGGCATCAATCTTCTACTTTGCCTACCTCGTCGCCGAGTGGCCGGCCTCGTATCTCACCCAGCGTCTCCCTACAGGCACAGTCGTGAGCACCTTTGTCGTCACATGGGGTTCTATCCTCTGCCTCACAGCAGCATGCCACAACTTTACAGGCCTCGCCATCTGCCGTTTCCTCCTTGGCGCCTTCGAGGCCGTCATAACCCCAGCCTTTATGCTCATCGTATCCCAATGGTTCCGCCGTGAGACACAACCCGCCCGTGCAGGTCTCTTCTACTGCTTCAACGGATTCGGCGCCATGTTCGGCGGCATTTTGTTCTACGGTGTCGGCCAGGCAAAGGGCTGGGCTGTGTGGCGTACCATCTACGTGCTCTGTGGTGGAATGACCATCTGCTGGGGcgttgtcttgttcttcttcctgCCCAACAACATCCTCACTGCTAAGCGGTACACTATCGAGGAGCGGGCTATGCTCATTGCGCAGAGCGCGAGGAACAAGACTGGTGTGTTTAACCGCAAGATCAAGTGGAACCAGATCCGAGAGGTTTTCTCCGACTCGCAAATCTGGTTGCTGTTCTTCTACGTTCTTCTCAACGAGATTATCAACGGTGGAATTGCCAACTTCTCAAAGCTCATCGTCAAGGGTTTCACACATGATGCGCTGCTTACTACGGCATACGGTATCCCATATGGTGCTTGCAACGCCATCTTCATGTTCACCGGTCCCTATGTGGCATCCAAGTTCAAGAACGTACGAACAATTGTCATGTGTGTTTGGCTTATTCCTACACTCATTGCTGTGACTCTGTTCTGGCAACTTCCTCGAAGTAACAAGGGTGGTTTGCTCGCTGGTTACTACATG TGCGCATCCTTTGTCGGTGCCCTCATCGTTGCTCTTCAAATGCCCGCTTACAACGTCGGTGGCTACACCAAGCGAACCACGGCCACAGCTTTCGTCTTTTTGGCCTACTGTATCGGCAATATCATCGGTCCTCATGGCTGGATTGGCTCCGAGGCACCTATTTACCAGACCGGCTGCAAGCTCATCATTGGTTGTGTAGCGGGCCAAGTTGTCATTGCTATTATTCTGCGTTTTGTGCTCATCCGTCGAAACCGTCTTCGTGATGAGCAAGGAcctgttgttgaggatgaggatgctGCGTTGCAGGATCTCACTGATTTTGAGAACCCCAACTTCCGTTACTCTTACTAG
- the MCH1 gene encoding putative monocarboxylate transporter mch1 (TransMembrane:10 (i50-73o85-109i116-136o156-179i191-212o232-254i424-447o453-481i488-508o539-559i)~BUSCO:25080at5125): protein MSSSAPDDTQASRLDADQISTRSSDYASDNDTDSTETRIQRNKEKQAIRLLAFISANIIALACGSIVVFSLYAPLLQSRLHYSQFQVNAVAISGSVALYLPISGVGYICDRVGLKPLALTGGILFGSGYGLAAGVYRKLDLEYRSHPEYRVDNDWSLPFLMISFVFVGVATCCLYMAAVSSCAKNFGKGRYRGLALATPITCFGLSPMWLSQAGTRLFSETRPDGRKGDLDVFRFFLFLAILTFSMGILGTFTLRVVDEDELIDEAIEELEQSGLLDGSSLLGRSERSYGATGEETESSALLDPAKDNAKWKKNWVLNAETRSFLSDRTMWPFALAFLLIVGPGEAFINNLGTIIGTLTPPEMEGLSHRTSAATHVSIFGITNTASRIFIGTLTDLLAPYPQTQHVQGPQTRSAVSSRFSISRVAFMAFFATMLSVGLLILASGLVQNHAERFWLVSGLVGAGYGAIFSLTPLIVTIIWGVENFATNYGLIGMLPAAGSTFWGLIYSATYQNGANNSKAGPEGHDRDDLFCYGEQCYAMTYWAETITVWVAVGLLIWAWKGRGGWSQRGIII, encoded by the coding sequence ATGTCGTCTTCCGCTCCTGACGACACTCAGGCCTCGCGCCTCGATGCCGACCAAATCTCGACGCGCAGTTCAGACTACGCCTCAGATAACGACACCGATTCTACCGAGACCCGCATCCAGCGCAATAAAGAAAAGCAAGCCATCCGTCTTCTCGCCTTCATATCAGCCAATATCATCGCTCTCGCTTGCGGTTCCATCGTCGTATTCTCCCTCTACGCGCCTCTTCTACAATCCCGTCTACACTATTCCCAGTTCCAGGTCAACGCAGTCGCCATCTCAGGCTCTGTCGCATTGTACCTTCCTATTTCGGGCGTCGGATATATATGCGATCGCGTTGGTCTAAAGCCGCTTGCGTTGACGGGAGGGATCCTGTTCGGTAGCGGTTATGGCCTTGCAGCAGGTGTTTACAGGAAGCTGGATCTTGAGTATCGTAGTCATCCTGAATATCGGGTCGATAATGACTGGTCGCTTCCGTTCTTGATGATatcctttgtctttgtcggtGTGGCGACTTGCTGTCTTTATATGGCTGCTGTATCGTCTTGCGCAAAGAACTTTGGAAAGGGCCGATACAGAGGTTTGGCGCTGGCTACGCCCATTACTTGTTTCGGCTTGAGTCCCATGTGGCTGAGCCAAGCAGGAACTCGCCTGTTCTCCGAGACACGACCGGACGGACGCAAAGGCGACTTGGATGTGTTCcgcttcttccttttccttgcGATCCTTACCTTTTCCATGGGTATTCTGGGTACCTTTACACTTCGTGTCGTAGATGAAGATGAGCTTATCGACGAAGCCATCGAAGAGCTGGAACAGAGCGGTTTGCTCGACGGTAGTTCTCTACTCGGCCGGTCCGAGCGGAGCTACGGTGCAACTGGTGAAGAAACAGAGAGCTCAGCACTACTTGACCCAGCGAAAGATAATGCCAAATGGAAGAAGAACTGGGTTCTCAACGCTGAAACGCGTTCGTTTCTTTCCGACCGTACAATGTGGCCGTTCGCTCTCGCTTTCTTGCTCATTGTTGGCCCAGGCGAAGCATTCATCAACAATCTTGGAACAATTATTGGAACGCTTACTCCGCCTGAGATGGAGGGTTTGAGCCATCGTACCTCTGCGGCGACGCATGTCTCCATATTTGGTATCACCAACACCGCCTCACGAATCTTTATTGGTACTTTGACCGATTTATTAGCACCGTATCCCCAGACACAGCATGTTCAAGGACCTCAGACACGCTCTGCAGTCAGCAGTCGGTTCTCCATCTCCCGAGTTGCCTTTATGGCGTTTTTCGCAACCATGTTGTCTGTTGGTCTTCTCATTCTAGCCTCAGGTCTGGTTCAGAACCATGCGGAGCGCTTCTGGCTTGTCTCTGGCCTTGTAGGTGCAGGCTATGGAGCCATCTTCAGCCTTACACCTCTTATCGTGACGATTATTTGGGGCGTTGAGAATTTCGCGACCAACTATGGTCTTATTGGCATGCTTCCGGCTGCCGGATCTACATTCTGGGGACTCATTTACTCGGCGACGTATCAGAACGGCGCGAACAACTCAAAGGCAGGCCCGGAGGGTCACGACCGGGATGACTTGTTCTGCTACGGCGAACAGTGTTATGCTATGACATATTGGGCTGAGACTATTACCGTTTGGGTTGCTGTAGGATTATTGATCTGGGCTTGGAAGGGTAGAGGGGGTTGGTCTCAACGTGGAATCATCATTTAG
- a CDS encoding hypothetical protein (TransMembrane:1 (o254-276i)~BUSCO:31407at5125) — translation MDSAYKRELSVAIGALQKAAQLSQSIVANKDKGAIEKDDLSPVTVADFAVQALLTATIKNAFPEDRVVGEEDASDLRQNSVLMERVWDLLMRVAGDEDTPSLCQLPLTREEMCDLIDECGASSPASTGRTWVFDPIDGTKTYLKGQLYAINMALLVDGEQVVGIVGAPNLSIDAKAPLKNEDIDPKGEGCIFFAVKGHGSYIRPLGSDQPRRLSPHAANQQVSFVTSSTVESALDGVHEVVASRLNAEYPGSDLLPWVLRWAVLAMGLGNTTVWVYKRRDRYAKAWDHAGAMLLFEEAGGKITDVHGKKIDLTAGRKISANFGFVAAPADIHGRVLQSVHDVLKEQGKDEFLRQ, via the coding sequence ATGGACAGTGCTTACAAGCGAGAACTCTCTGTAGCTATCGGAGCTTTGCAAAAGGCCGCTCAGCTGAGCCAGTCAATTGTCGCCAACAAGGATAAGGGCGCCATTGAGAAGGATGACCTGAGTCCCGTGACAGTCGCCGACTTTGCAGTCCAGGCTCTTCTTACAGCCACTATTAAGAATGCATTTCCTGAGGATCGTGTAGTCGGAGAGGAAGACGCATCGGATCTGAGGCAGAACTCTGTGCTCATGGAGCGCGTGTGGGACCTCCTGATGCGTGTTGCCGGCGACGAGGATACGCCTTCTTTGTGCCAGCTCCCTTTAACACGAGAGGAGATGTGCGATCTTATTGATGAGTGCGGAGCTAGTAGCCCTGCTTCGACTGGACGCACTTGGGTGTTTGATCCCATTGACGGAACCAAGACATACCTCAAGGGTCAGCTTTATGCTATCAACATGGCTCTTCTCGTGGATGGAGAACAGGTCGTTGGGATTGTGGGTGCACCGAATCTTTCAATTGATGCGAAAGCACCTCTCAAAAACGAAGATATTGACCCCAAGGGCGAAGGATGCATTTTCTTCGCTGTCAAGGGCCATGGTTCATACATTCGGCCTCTAGGCTCTGATCAACCCAGGCGACTATCTCCTCATGCTGCCAACCAACAAGTCAGCTTTGTCACAAGCTCAACAGTTGAGTCAGCCCTTGACGGCGTCCATGAAGTTGTCGCGTCACGTCTGAACGCAGAGTATCCAGGCAGTGATCTCCTTCCATGGGTTCTCCGCTGGGCAGTCCTTGCTATGGGCCTTGGTAACACGACAGTCTGGGTATACAAGCGCCGAGATCGTTACGCCAAAGCATGGGACCACGCAGGCGCTATGTTGCTGTTTGAAGAGGCTGGCGGCAAGATCACAGATGTGCATGGGAAGAAGATTGACTTGACGGCTGGGAGGAAGATTAGCGCAAACTTTGGCTTCGTGGCAGCGCCAGCGGATATTCATGGACGGGTATTGCAAAGTGTGCATGACGTCCTAAAGGAGCAGGGAAAAGATGAATTCTTGAGGCAGTGA
- a CDS encoding hypothetical protein (SECRETED:SignalP(1-29)~MEROPS:MER0033241), with protein MVEKVQGQKGVSITWLAALPVLLAAASTAYPNSFGTSGPEPAPSVTIKQGNIIGKFVDDGTFPQPLEGFMGIPYAVPPVGERRFKHAEPVGASNETIEAYYLGPRCPGKQLVPFLKDPILGPDYESEDCLTINVWRKKGHTPEKGKLPVAVLIPGGAFNRGAARMHNSHTMLAFSEEPYIAVSMQYRIGVFGGLNTELTAKEGLLNLGLKDMYVALEWVQENIGAFGGDADDVTIMGLSAAAHGIGHLIMDINQPKKLFHKAIMDSGAHTARAVHPPDASLNSQHFRELLDLTPCSHFKNLKDPKILTCLRGLPSETVDNAGKEVFTRSDPSIRWAWQPVIDNDIISRRPIEAWKSGKFHRVPILTGSAANEGAYYVPLKADKPEEFTGFFKSLLPHLTTSEVAELENLYPDPSTNPDSPHVDTRGIPGVGSQYKRLETAYGHYAYTCPVRQTVIWATYHDSARPAYLYHWALNKTALFGANHGDQMRYQTFNREVREISPAQRDVSGQFHAYCTSFITKGDPNAIKGEFAHRPEWTSFENGKGKTMILGRGNDERAGGVEVGKAAELVDFTWGDEQCEFWWRVSSKWED; from the exons ATGGTTGAAAAAGTTCAAGGCCAAAAGGGCGTTTCGATAACGTGGTTAGCTGCGTTACCTGTTCTTCTCGCAGCTGCCTCCACAGCGTATCCTAATTCGTTTGGCACATCAGGACCGGAACCTGCGCCTTCTGTGACGATCAAGCAGGGCAACATTATTGGCAAGTTTGTTGACGATGGCACATTTCCTCAACCGTTGGAGGGCTTCATGGGAATTCCTTATGCTGTTCCTCCTGTAGGTGAAAGGAGGTTCAAACATGCTGAGCCAGTGGGTGCGAGTAATGAAACCATTGAAGCCTATTACTTGGGACCTAG ATGTCCTGGAAAGCAACTCGTTCCTTTTCTCAAAGATCCCATTCTTGGTCCCGACTATGAATCAGAGGACTGTCTCACCATCAATGTCTGGCGCAAGAAGGGCCATACTCCAGAAAAGGGGAAATTACCAGTCGCCGTTCTGATCCCAGGCGGTGCGTTCAATCGCGGTGCAGCAAGAATGCATAATTCGCATACCATGCTTGCTTTCTCAGAGGAGCCATATATTGCTGTTAGCATGCAATACCGCATAGGCGTATTCGGCGGCTTGAATACTGAGTTGACAGCAAAAGAAGGTCTTTTGAATCTTGGACTCAAGGACATGTATGTTGCCCTTGAGTGGGTGCAGGAGAATATTGGGGCGTTTGGGGGTGATGCCGATGATGTTACAATCATGGGTCTGAGTGCTGCTGCTCACGGT ATTGGACATCTCATCATGGATATAAACCAGCCAAAGAAACTCTTTCACAAAGCTATAATGGACTCGGGTGCTCACACGGCGCGCGCAGTACATCCCCCGGATGCATCTCTCAACTCACAGCATTTTCGCGAGCTCTTGGATCTAACGCCGTGCTCCCACTTCAAGaacctcaaagaccccaagaTCTTGACTTGTCTGCGTGGTCTTCCATCTGAAACGGTAGATAACGCAGGGAAAGAAGTGTTTACACGCTCAGATCCTTCTATTCGTTGGGCTTGGCAACCTGTTATTGACAACGATATCATTTCGCGCCGACCAATTGAGGCCTGGAAATCTGGAAAGTTTCACAGAGTTCCTATTCTCACTGGCTCGGCGGCGAATGAGGGTGCTTATTATGTCCCTCTCAAGGCTGACAAACCAGAAGAGTTTACTGGCTTCTTCAAGAGTCTTTTACCACATCTCACGACTTCTGAAGTTGCGGAACTAGAGAACTTATATCCTGATCCCTCGACTAATCCTGATTCACCACATGTTGATACACGCGGTATTCCTGGTGTAGGATCACAGTATAAACGGCTTGAAACTGCCTATGGACACTACGCGTATACATGTCCCGTACGCCAAACAGTCATATGGGCAACATATCATGATTCTGCACGACCAGCATACCTGTACCACTGGGCTCTGAACAAGACTGCTTTGTTTGGCGCCAATCACGGTGACCAAATGCGATATCAGACCTTTAACAGGGAAGTTCGCGAAATATCCCCCGCGCAGAGGGACGTATCAGGGCAATTTCACGCGTATTGTACAAGTTTTATCACAAAGGGTGATCCAAATGCTATCAAGGGAGAATTTGCGCATAGACCAGAGTGGACATCTTTTGAGAATGGAAAAGGCAAGACAATGATTCTTGGGAGAGGGAATGATGAGAGAGCTGGGGGAGTCGAAGTTGGAAAGGCGGCTGAGTTGGTGGATTTTACATGGGGGGATGAGCAgtgtgagttttggtggagagTTTCTAGTAAGTGGGAAGACTAG